In Catellicoccus marimammalium M35/04/3, the following proteins share a genomic window:
- a CDS encoding conjugated bile salt MFS transporter — MSEKQKMDAKHLMIVFGCMLLQAIPYGIAQNVPPLFINYLKQDFGFSLASIGFIFTIGAVASSLVAPFGGKFYAKFSTKLVMVGGLIFSAIGLFLNAIATQLWLFYVANAIIQIGCVVYSGLGVPYLIGTWFDEKSKAKALGIAFAGGSIGNFFLQPLFANLLNKLAKNSVAGLHKVYLYAAIAALVVGIVVLFTMIHDRKMATSSQQNTSSEQKQEMPQLRGIGAAATRKLSSFWILASGMFFIGLNVSAQSMQYANYFDSLHLSAAIVGTVGSTFAIACLVGNVGGGVLFSKFGVFHSANIAFVLQLLSAGAMIVLGLNPHMTWLAYVWAVLYGFTVFIYMSGPAVIVQDLFGMKESSETLGIFSIFFAIGFAIGNVIFGFVADSMGYVPAWISVIVFIVIGYLILCSMIKKISKEKYAEVLN, encoded by the coding sequence ATGTCTGAAAAACAAAAAATGGATGCTAAACATTTGATGATCGTTTTTGGATGTATGTTATTACAAGCGATTCCTTATGGTATTGCTCAAAACGTTCCTCCATTGTTCATCAACTACTTAAAACAAGACTTTGGTTTTAGTTTAGCAAGTATCGGATTTATTTTTACAATTGGTGCGGTAGCATCATCATTAGTAGCTCCATTTGGTGGTAAATTTTACGCTAAATTCTCTACTAAATTAGTAATGGTTGGAGGATTAATCTTCTCAGCGATCGGTTTATTCTTGAATGCTATTGCTACACAATTATGGTTATTCTACGTAGCGAATGCAATTATTCAAATTGGTTGTGTAGTTTACTCAGGTTTAGGGGTTCCTTACTTAATCGGAACATGGTTTGATGAAAAATCTAAAGCAAAAGCTTTAGGTATTGCCTTTGCCGGTGGTTCAATTGGTAACTTCTTCTTACAACCATTATTTGCTAACTTATTAAACAAATTAGCGAAAAATAGTGTTGCAGGATTACACAAAGTTTATTTATACGCAGCAATTGCTGCTTTAGTAGTTGGTATCGTTGTATTATTCACAATGATTCATGACCGTAAGATGGCAACATCTTCACAACAAAACACAAGCTCAGAACAAAAACAAGAAATGCCTCAATTACGTGGTATTGGTGCCGCTGCAACTCGTAAATTATCATCATTCTGGATTTTAGCATCTGGTATGTTCTTTATTGGATTAAACGTTTCAGCGCAATCAATGCAATATGCAAACTACTTTGACTCATTACATTTATCAGCAGCTATCGTTGGTACCGTAGGATCAACTTTCGCGATTGCATGTTTAGTTGGTAACGTTGGTGGTGGAGTATTATTCTCTAAATTCGGTGTATTCCACTCAGCAAATATTGCCTTTGTATTACAATTATTATCTGCTGGTGCAATGATCGTTTTAGGTCTAAACCCACATATGACATGGTTAGCTTATGTTTGGGCTGTTTTATATGGATTCACAGTATTCATTTACATGTCAGGTCCAGCCGTAATCGTTCAAGATTTATTCGGTATGAAAGAATCTAGTGAAACATTAGGTATCTTCAGTATCTTCTTTGCGATCGGATTTGCGATTGGTAACGTAATCTTCGGATTTGTTGCAGATTCAATGGGATACGTTCCAGCTTGGATCTCAGTAATCGTATTCATCGTAATTGGTTACTTAATCTTATGCTCAATGATTAAGAAAATCTCTAAAGAAAAATACGCTGAAGTATTAAACTAA
- the yycF gene encoding response regulator YycF, whose translation MKKILVVDDEKPISDIVKFNLNKEGYEVFTAYDGEEALEKVEEVNPDLIILDLMLPKVDGLEVCREVRKNHDMPIIMVTAKDSEIDKILGLELGADDYVTKPFSNRELVARVKANLRRHTTSAAPVEEKQKNQELTIGNITIYPDAYNVSKDGTMIELTHREFELLYYLAKHLGQVVTREHLLQTVWGYDYFGDVRTVDVTVRRLREKIEDNPSHPNWLMTRRGVGYYLKSPEQDGTNA comes from the coding sequence ATGAAGAAAATTTTAGTAGTAGATGATGAAAAGCCAATCTCTGATATTGTAAAATTTAATCTAAATAAAGAAGGGTATGAAGTTTTTACTGCCTATGATGGCGAAGAGGCGTTAGAAAAGGTAGAAGAAGTAAACCCAGATTTAATTATTTTAGATTTAATGTTACCAAAAGTAGATGGATTAGAAGTTTGTCGTGAAGTAAGAAAAAATCATGATATGCCAATTATTATGGTTACGGCAAAAGATTCAGAAATTGATAAAATTTTAGGACTAGAATTAGGCGCAGATGACTATGTAACAAAACCATTTTCAAATCGTGAATTAGTAGCTCGAGTAAAAGCGAATCTACGTCGTCATACAACGAGTGCTGCTCCTGTGGAAGAAAAACAAAAAAATCAGGAATTAACGATTGGAAATATTACGATTTATCCTGATGCTTATAATGTTTCTAAAGATGGGACAATGATCGAATTGACTCATCGTGAATTTGAATTGCTTTATTACTTAGCAAAACATTTAGGACAAGTGGTTACTCGTGAACACTTATTACAAACAGTATGGGGCTATGATTATTTTGGCGATGTTCGTACGGTAGATGTAACGGTTCGTCGTTTGCGAGAAAAGATTGAAGATAATCCAAGTCACCCAAACTGGTTAATGACTCGTCGTGGAGTGGGATATTATTTGAAGAGTCCAGAACAGGATGGAACGAATGCGTAA
- a CDS encoding enhanced serine sensitivity protein SseB C-terminal domain-containing protein: MDKFKEHNEKLLQSIDILMEYPSIESERNVYLELENAVFLMPVVIENKEDMTILEGRVVRVTPGSNLRVAQFNDEEGASLYPAFTSMDEVDKWEVDLEQNDIYLLEMDMHSYMEMLSENESADGFVIDPFHYNLVIRNRQLARYQEILQEEKDREMLRNPMSRMMDELRDHPSAELEEKIYNAFASFRFLMPVIIPNEEDVESVTEEQVATIKEDGEMQVIPLENESGEKVFPAFTDLYEVNKAGIDLAAKEHYLIEMTFERFEALIETSEGVNGFAINPFTHNVVIEAPQFAHYHELLLEEEQRQEKARLAAEEEAIENLEDAEAYQIKKDAHNEELEKVLSKEMDAQGNVHRAYLLEKEYLDKTHYLVVMDKERDGKSILGDLRDAAYPVLPDKESLEFLSYTEPEAQEYVKDVTPFYEKSQKRGIFGLFKGKK, translated from the coding sequence ATGGATAAATTTAAAGAACATAATGAAAAATTATTACAAAGCATCGATATTTTAATGGAATATCCATCCATTGAATCAGAACGTAATGTTTATTTGGAATTAGAAAATGCAGTTTTCTTAATGCCAGTAGTCATTGAAAATAAAGAGGATATGACGATTTTAGAAGGTCGTGTCGTACGAGTAACGCCAGGATCTAACTTACGTGTTGCTCAATTCAACGATGAAGAGGGTGCTTCTTTATATCCAGCATTTACGAGTATGGATGAAGTAGATAAATGGGAAGTAGATTTAGAGCAAAATGATATCTACCTATTAGAAATGGATATGCACAGTTATATGGAAATGTTATCAGAAAATGAAAGTGCAGATGGTTTTGTTATTGATCCTTTCCATTACAACTTAGTGATTCGTAATCGCCAATTAGCTCGTTATCAAGAAATTTTACAAGAAGAAAAAGATCGTGAAATGCTACGCAATCCAATGAGTCGTATGATGGATGAATTGCGTGATCATCCTTCTGCTGAATTAGAAGAAAAAATTTATAATGCTTTTGCTAGCTTCCGTTTCTTGATGCCCGTCATTATTCCAAATGAAGAAGATGTGGAATCTGTAACCGAAGAACAAGTTGCAACTATTAAAGAAGATGGCGAAATGCAAGTAATTCCATTGGAAAATGAATCGGGAGAAAAAGTTTTTCCAGCTTTTACTGATTTATATGAGGTCAATAAAGCAGGAATTGATTTAGCAGCCAAAGAACATTATTTAATTGAAATGACTTTTGAACGTTTTGAAGCATTGATTGAGACAAGTGAAGGAGTCAATGGTTTTGCAATTAATCCATTTACTCACAATGTAGTAATTGAAGCTCCTCAATTTGCTCATTATCATGAATTATTATTAGAAGAAGAACAACGTCAAGAAAAAGCACGTTTAGCAGCAGAAGAAGAAGCAATTGAGAATTTAGAAGATGCAGAAGCATATCAAATTAAAAAAGATGCTCACAATGAAGAGCTAGAAAAAGTGTTATCGAAAGAAATGGATGCGCAAGGAAACGTTCACCGTGCATACTTATTAGAAAAAGAATATCTAGATAAAACTCATTACTTAGTAGTTATGGACAAAGAACGCGACGGTAAAAGTATTTTAGGCGATTTACGCGATGCAGCTTATCCAGTTTTACCAGATAAAGAATCCTTAGAATTTTTATCTTATACTGAGCCTGAGGCACAAGAATATGTTAAAGATGTGACTCCATTCTACGAGAAATCACAAAAACGTGGAATTTTTGGTTTGTTTAAAGGTAAAAAATAG
- a CDS encoding FUSC family protein, translating into MKLKITKKQLIEHIFLLAFILIFVSAFQHFFGSESIFIAAFSVTALLMFSSISLQLPRRLCCLIFPILFVLSVLLPYLINIAHNVFIGSLIIIISVLIFLFFLGPSLQFQSYVPFLFLYALNINSPVEDAPEMILASFIGGLIVSLVYFLSHKDNQTYSLREILLVEFKNHLPFIIKVIVGMVIAYIIGFYLDDLKTSWIVVTVVSITELDIQSTKVKLWQRIIATIIGISVYSVFLYYIMDHFPTIVPLLLILISYIYTFLNNYFVKMIFVTFNSLNAAIATDHFPTVQMMSSRMIFIIIGAAIVIVISLLFNYFYNKYQKEHHGTQKKVVVSSSSGQVVTNTSGKEEVTSEKDKKEEKVQDKKEEKVQDKKEEKVQDKKEEKV; encoded by the coding sequence TTGAAATTAAAGATTACAAAAAAACAATTGATCGAACACATTTTTCTACTAGCGTTTATTTTAATCTTCGTTAGTGCATTTCAACACTTTTTTGGTTCTGAAAGTATTTTTATTGCGGCGTTTTCTGTAACTGCATTATTAATGTTTTCTAGTATTTCTTTACAATTACCAAGAAGATTGTGTTGCTTAATCTTCCCAATTCTATTCGTGTTATCTGTGCTATTACCCTATTTAATTAATATTGCACATAACGTATTTATTGGAAGTTTAATCATTATTATTTCTGTATTAATCTTCCTATTTTTCTTGGGACCTAGTTTACAATTCCAATCTTACGTTCCTTTCTTATTCTTATATGCTTTAAATATTAACTCACCGGTAGAAGATGCACCAGAAATGATTCTTGCTAGTTTCATTGGTGGTTTGATTGTTTCACTAGTATATTTCTTAAGTCATAAAGATAATCAAACATATTCTTTACGTGAAATTCTTCTTGTAGAGTTTAAAAACCATTTGCCATTTATCATTAAAGTAATTGTTGGAATGGTAATTGCTTACATCATCGGTTTCTACTTAGATGACTTAAAGACTTCTTGGATTGTCGTAACTGTAGTTTCTATCACTGAGTTAGATATTCAAAGTACAAAAGTAAAATTATGGCAACGTATTATTGCCACGATTATTGGTATTTCCGTATATAGCGTATTCTTATACTATATTATGGATCACTTCCCAACGATTGTACCTTTATTATTAATCTTAATTAGTTACATCTACACATTCTTAAATAATTACTTTGTGAAGATGATTTTTGTTACCTTTAACTCGTTAAATGCAGCGATTGCTACCGATCACTTCCCAACTGTACAAATGATGAGTTCACGTATGATTTTCATTATTATTGGTGCAGCGATTGTTATTGTTATTTCCCTATTGTTCAATTATTTCTATAACAAATATCAAAAAGAACATCATGGAACACAAAAGAAAGTGGTAGTCTCTTCTAGCAGCGGACAAGTCGTAACGAACACTTCTGGAAAAGAAGAAGTAACTAGTGAAAAGGACAAGAAAGAAGAAAAAGTACAAGATAAGAAAGAAGAAAAAGTACAAGATAAGAAAGAAGAAAAAGTACAAGATAAGAAAGAAGAAAAAGTCTAG